Proteins encoded by one window of Phytohabitans houttuyneae:
- the steA gene encoding putative cytokinetic ring protein SteA: MRLPALRRTRSAEPGTVTGTARLDRRTKRLAGRLRPGDIAVIDHVDLDRVAADSLVAVGVAAVLNAKPSVSGRYPNLGPEVLVRAGIPLLDDLGEGIFQQVREGDTVRLDDNKVYVDGEAVAHGVRQDLESVAKSMADAREGLSVQLEAFAANTMEYLKQERDLLLDGVGVPDVETHIAGRHCLIVVRGYDYKADLDVLRPYIREFKPVLIGVDGGADALVEAGYTPDLIIGDMDSVTDDVLRCGAEVVVHAYPDGRAPGLARVQQLGLSAITFPAAATSEDLAMLLADDKGASLLVAVGTHATLVEFLDKGRGGMASTFLTRLKVGGKLVDAKGVSRLYRQSISGSSLLLLVLSAVAAMASAVAVSTVGKAYLAVVSEWWDNLVFQLGQLF, encoded by the coding sequence ATGCGTCTACCAGCCTTGCGCCGGACCCGGAGCGCAGAACCGGGCACCGTAACCGGCACCGCGCGCCTTGACCGCCGGACCAAGCGTCTGGCGGGGCGGCTGCGCCCTGGCGACATCGCCGTGATCGACCACGTCGACCTGGATCGGGTCGCCGCGGATTCGTTGGTCGCGGTCGGGGTGGCGGCGGTGCTCAACGCGAAACCGTCCGTATCGGGGCGGTACCCGAATCTTGGTCCCGAGGTCCTCGTGCGTGCGGGCATCCCGCTGCTGGACGACCTCGGCGAAGGCATCTTCCAGCAGGTGCGCGAGGGCGACACCGTGCGGCTCGACGACAACAAGGTTTATGTCGACGGGGAGGCGGTCGCACACGGCGTGCGGCAGGACCTCGAGAGTGTCGCGAAGTCTATGGCGGATGCCCGCGAAGGGCTGTCCGTGCAGCTGGAGGCGTTCGCGGCCAACACGATGGAGTACCTGAAGCAGGAGCGCGACCTGCTGCTCGACGGCGTGGGTGTGCCGGATGTCGAGACCCACATCGCCGGGCGGCACTGCCTGATCGTCGTGCGCGGCTACGACTACAAGGCCGACCTCGACGTGCTGCGGCCGTACATCCGGGAGTTCAAGCCGGTGCTCATCGGCGTCGACGGCGGGGCCGACGCGCTGGTGGAGGCGGGGTACACGCCCGATCTGATCATTGGCGACATGGACTCGGTGACCGACGACGTGCTGCGGTGCGGGGCCGAGGTCGTCGTCCACGCCTACCCGGACGGGCGCGCGCCGGGGCTGGCCCGGGTGCAGCAGCTGGGGCTCTCGGCGATCACCTTCCCGGCCGCGGCGACCAGCGAAGACTTGGCGATGCTGCTCGCGGACGACAAGGGCGCCTCGCTGCTTGTCGCGGTGGGTACCCATGCGACGCTCGTGGAGTTTCTCGACAAGGGGCGGGGCGGCATGGCCTCGACCTTCCTCACCCGGCTCAAGGTCGGCGGCAAGCTGGTCGACGCCAAGGGCGTGAGCCGGCTGTACCGGCAGAGCATCTCCGGATCGTCCCTGCTCCTGCTCGTGCTTTCGGCGGTGGCCGCGATGGCGTCGGCGGTCGCGGTGTCCACGGTGGGCAAGGCTTACCTCGCTGTGGTTTCGGAGTGGTGGGACAATCTGGTGTTCCAGCTCGGACAGCTCTTCTGA
- a CDS encoding copper transporter, whose protein sequence is MINFRYHVVSLTAVFLALAIGLVVGTAALNGPVADSLSDNVNALRKDNRQLRETVSSLQEEANREEEFATEAAPIMLAGKLTGRRIAVVTTPSGDDLVDGVVEMLTVAGATITGRVDIEDKFVNPDNSPELLDLADRASRPTIPLTGLPANSVGVETASALLGTALLDRPAPAPAATPDDLKALITAYTSAGYISVKDDTITGPAEAVVVVAGQPHTDKDSAQKDEAVVTIVSQLDKAGPVIVAGSWGGNGNVIGAVRGDPALAKSISTVDNGNTAQGRLVTALAVVEQLVDGKAGHYGLNAGASSLLPKPKE, encoded by the coding sequence GTGATCAATTTCCGCTACCACGTTGTGTCGCTGACCGCGGTCTTCCTGGCCCTGGCCATCGGACTGGTGGTGGGCACCGCGGCGCTCAACGGTCCGGTCGCCGACTCGCTCAGCGACAACGTCAACGCGCTGCGGAAGGACAACCGCCAGCTGCGTGAGACGGTGAGCAGCCTCCAGGAGGAGGCCAACCGCGAGGAGGAGTTCGCCACGGAGGCCGCGCCGATCATGTTGGCCGGCAAGCTGACCGGGCGGCGCATCGCGGTGGTGACCACGCCGAGCGGCGACGACCTGGTGGACGGTGTCGTGGAGATGCTCACGGTGGCTGGTGCGACGATCACCGGGCGGGTCGACATCGAGGACAAGTTCGTCAACCCGGACAACAGCCCCGAGCTGCTCGACCTCGCCGACCGCGCGTCGCGGCCCACGATCCCGCTGACCGGGCTGCCGGCAAACAGCGTCGGCGTGGAGACGGCCAGCGCGCTGCTGGGCACCGCGCTGCTCGACCGGCCGGCGCCGGCGCCCGCGGCCACGCCCGACGACCTGAAGGCGCTGATCACGGCGTACACCTCGGCGGGCTACATCAGCGTCAAGGACGACACGATCACCGGGCCGGCCGAGGCGGTGGTCGTGGTCGCCGGCCAGCCGCACACCGACAAGGACTCGGCGCAGAAGGACGAGGCCGTGGTGACGATCGTGTCCCAGCTCGACAAGGCGGGGCCGGTCATCGTCGCGGGCAGCTGGGGCGGCAACGGCAACGTGATCGGCGCGGTGCGGGGCGACCCCGCGCTCGCCAAGAGCATCTCCACTGTGGACAACGGCAACACCGCGCAGGGCCGGCTGGTCACGGCGCTGGCCGTGGTCGAGCAGCTGGTCGACGGCAAGGCCGGGCACTACGGCCTCAACGCGGGCGCCAGCTCCCTGCTGCCCAAGCCCAAGGAGTGA
- the tyrS gene encoding tyrosine--tRNA ligase, which translates to MTDLIDDLQWRGLIQDSTDLDELRARVAAGPLTYYVGFDPTAASLHVGHLVQVLTARRWQLAGHRPLLLVGGATGQIGDPKESSERTLNPPEVVAGWVERIRDQLAPFVTYTGDNAATLVNNLDWTGPMSVIEFLRDVGKHFPVNRMLAREVVKARLESGISFTEFSYQLLQANDYFELHRRYGCALQFGGSDQWGNITAGVDYIRRRGGGPVHAFTTPLVTKSDGTKFGKSEGGAVWIDPELTSPYAFYQFWFNVDDRDVARYLRYFSFKPQEELLALEKEIAERPAARAGQRALAAELTALVHGPEVADDVIAASHALFGRGALDSLMPATLQAALAEAGMIRVPPSAPLLVVELFRDAGLVKSLGEARRAIAEGGAYLNNERVTDAEAEVSRDSLLHGRYLVLRRGKRTFAGVEVTV; encoded by the coding sequence GTGACGGATCTGATCGACGACCTGCAGTGGCGGGGCCTCATCCAGGACTCCACCGACCTTGACGAGCTGCGCGCTCGGGTGGCGGCCGGACCGCTGACGTACTACGTCGGCTTCGACCCCACCGCGGCGAGCCTGCACGTGGGTCACCTGGTGCAGGTGCTGACCGCGCGGCGGTGGCAGCTGGCCGGGCACCGCCCGCTGCTGCTTGTCGGCGGCGCGACCGGCCAGATCGGCGACCCCAAGGAGAGCAGCGAGCGCACCCTCAACCCGCCCGAGGTGGTCGCCGGCTGGGTCGAGCGGATCCGTGACCAGCTTGCCCCCTTTGTCACGTACACCGGTGACAACGCCGCCACCCTCGTCAACAACCTCGACTGGACCGGCCCGATGTCCGTGATCGAGTTCCTGCGCGACGTGGGCAAGCACTTCCCGGTCAACCGCATGCTCGCCCGCGAGGTGGTCAAGGCGCGGCTGGAGAGCGGCATCAGCTTCACCGAGTTCAGCTACCAGCTGCTGCAGGCCAACGACTACTTCGAGCTGCACCGGCGGTACGGGTGCGCGCTCCAGTTCGGCGGCTCCGACCAGTGGGGCAACATCACCGCCGGCGTCGACTACATCCGGCGTCGCGGGGGCGGGCCGGTGCACGCGTTCACCACACCGCTGGTGACCAAGAGTGACGGCACGAAGTTCGGCAAGAGCGAGGGCGGGGCGGTCTGGATCGACCCGGAGCTGACCAGTCCGTACGCGTTCTACCAGTTCTGGTTCAACGTCGACGACCGCGACGTCGCCCGCTACCTGCGCTACTTCTCCTTCAAGCCGCAGGAGGAGCTGCTCGCGCTGGAGAAGGAGATCGCCGAACGCCCGGCCGCGCGGGCCGGCCAGCGCGCGCTCGCCGCGGAGCTCACCGCCCTCGTGCACGGGCCCGAGGTGGCCGACGACGTGATCGCCGCGAGCCACGCACTGTTCGGGAGGGGCGCGCTGGACTCGCTCATGCCGGCCACCCTCCAGGCCGCGCTGGCTGAGGCGGGCATGATCCGGGTACCGCCGTCGGCGCCGCTCCTGGTGGTCGAGCTCTTCCGGGACGCCGGGCTGGTGAAGAGCCTGGGTGAGGCGCGGAGGGCGATTGCCGAGGGCGGTGCGTACCTCAACAACGAGCGGGTCACCGACGCGGAGGCCGAGGTGTCCCGCGACTCTCTCCTGCACGGCCGTTACCTGGTGCTACGGCGGGGTAAGCGCACGTTCGCCGGCGTCGAGGTCACGGTCTGA
- a CDS encoding SCP2 sterol-binding domain-containing protein, translating to MATVEECRQALDDLAKRLATNAEDARKRLNLDRTLACRITDLGVAFHGRLVGGQLRDITDGDDPTAKIALTTTSDDLVALVKGDLNFARALSSRQLSISASPFDLLKLRKLL from the coding sequence GTGGCCACCGTGGAGGAGTGCCGGCAGGCGTTGGACGATCTCGCCAAGCGATTGGCCACCAACGCCGAAGACGCCCGCAAGCGGCTCAACCTCGACCGCACCCTGGCCTGCCGCATCACCGACCTCGGCGTGGCCTTCCACGGCCGCCTGGTCGGCGGCCAGTTGCGCGACATCACCGACGGCGACGACCCCACCGCCAAGATCGCACTCACCACCACGAGTGACGACTTGGTGGCGCTCGTGAAGGGTGACCTCAACTTCGCCCGCGCCCTCAGCTCCCGCCAGCTGTCGATCAGCGCCAGCCCGTTCGACCTGCTGAAGCTCCGCAAGCTTCTCTAA
- a CDS encoding TlyA family RNA methyltransferase — translation MARRARLDAELVRRGLARSREQAAELVEAGRVQVRGVPARKAAAMVDPADAVRVVGDTVDYVSRGGHKLAGALAAFEGLAVTGRRCLDAGASTGGFTDVLLRAGAAEVVAVDVGYGQLAWALRNDPRVRVMERTNVRSLAPEAIGGPVGLTVADLSFISLRLVLPALAACTAPDGDLALMVKPQFEVGKERVGAGGVVREPALRAEAVLDVATAARGEGLGVAGVAASPLPGPSGNVEFFLWLRRDAPEVSPERVREVVGA, via the coding sequence ATGGCACGCCGCGCCCGCCTCGACGCGGAGCTGGTTCGCCGGGGGCTGGCCCGTTCCCGCGAGCAGGCGGCCGAGCTGGTGGAGGCGGGGAGGGTGCAGGTGCGTGGCGTACCGGCCCGCAAGGCGGCCGCGATGGTCGACCCGGCCGACGCCGTGCGCGTGGTCGGGGACACCGTCGACTACGTCTCGCGCGGCGGTCACAAGCTCGCCGGGGCACTCGCCGCGTTCGAAGGGCTGGCCGTCACCGGGCGGCGGTGCCTGGACGCCGGCGCCTCGACAGGTGGCTTCACCGACGTGCTGCTGCGCGCCGGGGCGGCCGAGGTGGTGGCCGTCGACGTGGGCTACGGGCAGCTGGCCTGGGCGCTGCGAAACGACCCGCGCGTACGGGTGATGGAGCGGACAAACGTGCGTAGCCTCGCGCCGGAGGCGATCGGCGGGCCGGTGGGTTTGACGGTGGCCGACCTGTCGTTCATCTCGCTGCGCCTCGTCCTGCCGGCGCTGGCCGCCTGCACCGCGCCCGACGGTGACCTCGCGCTGATGGTCAAGCCCCAGTTCGAGGTCGGCAAGGAGCGGGTGGGCGCCGGCGGCGTCGTCCGCGAGCCGGCGCTGCGCGCGGAGGCGGTGCTGGACGTGGCCACCGCCGCGCGGGGCGAAGGGCTCGGCGTGGCCGGCGTGGCGGCCAGCCCGCTGCCGGGGCCGAGCGGAAACGTGGAGTTCTTCCTGTGGCTGCGCCGCGACGCGCCCGAGGTTAGCCCGGAACGCGTGCGGGAAGTGGTGGGTGCATGA
- a CDS encoding aminotransferase-like domain-containing protein → MNFLNEVTARFPDAISFAPGRPYDERFDPGVVAGYLDAYAKYLERDRGLSQRQVGGLLFQYGRTKGQIHELVAATVAADEGIEVSPESIVVTVGAQEGMLLALRALFRDSGDVLLVASPCYVGITGAARLLDIAVEPVPEGPSGVDAAAVRAAVARVRAGGRRPRALYVVPDFANPSGTSMPEKARRELLAAAVDDDLYVLEDNPYGLFSRTGRRVPTLKHLDEHRRVVYLGSFAKTCFPGARVGYAIADQPVVAPDGSVTLLADQLSKIKSMTTVNTSPLAQAAVGGMLVTHGCRLRSLNEERIRRYRERLEALLAALDRHFGGVAGFGWNVPDGGFFLVLTVPFVADEAALTRSARDHGVLWTPMSYFYAGAGGERQIRLSCSYLDVDEIDEGVRRLRRFARSYR, encoded by the coding sequence ATGAACTTTCTGAACGAGGTGACCGCCCGCTTCCCTGACGCGATCTCATTCGCGCCCGGCCGGCCGTACGACGAGCGGTTCGACCCGGGCGTGGTGGCCGGTTACCTGGACGCCTACGCGAAGTACCTGGAGCGTGACCGCGGCCTGTCGCAGCGGCAGGTCGGCGGGCTGCTGTTCCAGTATGGACGGACGAAGGGGCAGATCCACGAGCTCGTCGCGGCCACTGTCGCGGCCGACGAGGGCATCGAGGTGTCGCCGGAGTCCATCGTGGTCACCGTGGGCGCGCAGGAGGGAATGCTGCTGGCGCTGCGGGCGCTGTTCCGCGACTCAGGTGACGTGCTGCTTGTCGCCTCGCCCTGCTACGTGGGCATCACCGGCGCCGCGCGGCTGCTCGACATCGCCGTCGAGCCGGTGCCGGAGGGTCCGTCCGGTGTGGACGCCGCGGCGGTGCGCGCGGCGGTGGCCCGGGTGCGGGCGGGCGGGCGGCGCCCGCGCGCGCTCTACGTGGTGCCCGACTTCGCCAACCCGTCCGGCACGAGCATGCCGGAGAAGGCGCGCCGCGAGCTGCTCGCGGCGGCGGTCGACGACGACCTGTACGTGCTGGAGGACAACCCGTACGGGCTCTTCTCCCGCACCGGCCGGCGGGTGCCGACGCTCAAGCACCTCGACGAGCACCGCCGGGTGGTGTACCTCGGTTCGTTCGCCAAGACGTGCTTCCCCGGGGCCCGGGTGGGTTACGCGATCGCGGACCAGCCGGTGGTGGCGCCGGACGGGAGCGTCACGCTGCTCGCCGACCAGCTCTCGAAGATCAAGAGCATGACCACGGTGAACACCTCTCCCCTGGCCCAGGCGGCGGTCGGCGGGATGCTTGTCACGCACGGCTGCCGGCTGCGCTCGCTCAACGAGGAGCGGATCCGGCGCTACCGGGAGCGGCTGGAGGCGCTGCTCGCCGCGCTCGACCGGCACTTCGGCGGCGTGGCCGGGTTCGGGTGGAACGTGCCGGACGGCGGCTTCTTCCTGGTGCTGACCGTGCCGTTCGTCGCGGACGAGGCGGCGCTGACCCGTTCGGCCCGCGACCACGGTGTGCTGTGGACGCCGATGAGCTACTTCTACGCCGGTGCCGGCGGCGAGCGGCAGATCCGCCTCTCGTGCAGCTACCTGGACGTGGACGAGATCGACGAAGGGGTGCGCAGGCTGCGGAGGTTCGCGCGATCATATAGATGA
- a CDS encoding phasin family protein: MQDAWRAYLELALGLTEASRKKAQKVAKRLVGKGEVTAAQLQSLAEDLVSTSLANREALSKLVRFEVDRTLGRVGLATAEEVADLTSRVRDLEEELRQARAAAGPAVPATDGAPAAAATAPVAGVPIAKKAVAKKAVAKKTVAKKTVAKKAADAPPATATAPVKKAVARKKAAAVEPVADAAPAAEPATPAAAPAKKAVAKKAVAKKTAAPRKKAAPPAGEDS; the protein is encoded by the coding sequence ATGCAGGATGCGTGGCGGGCGTACCTCGAGCTTGCCCTGGGGCTCACCGAGGCGTCCAGGAAGAAGGCGCAGAAGGTCGCCAAGAGGCTGGTCGGCAAGGGTGAGGTGACCGCGGCGCAGCTCCAGTCGCTCGCCGAGGACCTCGTCTCCACCAGCCTGGCCAACCGGGAGGCGCTGTCGAAGCTGGTCCGGTTCGAAGTGGACCGCACGCTCGGCCGGGTGGGGCTCGCGACCGCGGAGGAGGTCGCCGACCTGACCAGCCGCGTGCGCGACCTGGAGGAGGAGCTGCGGCAGGCCCGCGCCGCCGCCGGACCCGCCGTGCCCGCCACGGACGGTGCCCCGGCCGCGGCCGCCACCGCGCCGGTCGCCGGCGTGCCGATCGCGAAGAAGGCCGTCGCCAAGAAGGCGGTGGCGAAGAAGACCGTGGCGAAGAAGACCGTGGCGAAGAAGGCGGCCGACGCCCCGCCGGCGACGGCCACCGCGCCGGTCAAGAAGGCCGTGGCGCGCAAGAAGGCCGCCGCGGTCGAGCCGGTCGCCGACGCCGCTCCCGCCGCGGAGCCGGCGACCCCGGCCGCCGCGCCGGCGAAGAAGGCCGTCGCCAAGAAGGCGGTGGCGAAGAAGACCGCGGCGCCGCGCAAGAAGGCGGCACCGCCCGCGGGTGAGGACTCCTGA
- the recN gene encoding DNA repair protein RecN yields MLEELRITGLGVIEDTTLPLTGGMNVITGETGAGKTMVVTGLGLLFGGRADAGRVRADPGRAVVEGRLRLTKHAAAAVNARIADAGAEPDEDGAVLLSRTVTVEGRSRAHVGGRSMPVSVLGDVGEQVVAVHGQSDQLRLLRPAEQRASLDRFAGAEHEKLLETFREAFTQWRAVEDDLADRRRNARERNQEADLLRLGLDEITRVDPQPGEDDDLKAEAQRLEHAEGLRTAAALAYGSIAAGVDGGEETPDATSLIGTARRTLEAQAGVDSKLGDLAARLEEAATLIGDVSAELSSYLDALDADPARLETIYERRAALRGLTRKYADDVDGVIAWATRARERLADLDTSDELLEELDRERQRLAAEATELAGRLTAARQEAAVRFAEQVTVELAGLAMPHARIEVAVVPREIGPDGADEVELRLLAHPGAPSLPLQRGASGGELSRVMLAIEVVFAGAGGPPTLVFDEVDAGVGGQAAVEIGRRLARLARSHQVLVVTHLPQVAAFADRHLVVAKDTGGAVTTSGVRVVEDTDRARELARMLAGLPDSDLGIAHAEELLAVAAREKRG; encoded by the coding sequence GTGCTGGAAGAGCTGCGCATCACCGGCCTCGGCGTCATCGAGGACACCACTCTCCCGCTCACCGGCGGGATGAATGTGATCACCGGCGAGACGGGCGCGGGCAAGACCATGGTCGTCACCGGGCTCGGCCTGCTCTTCGGTGGCCGCGCCGACGCGGGGCGCGTGCGCGCCGACCCCGGGCGGGCGGTGGTCGAGGGCCGCCTGCGGCTCACCAAGCACGCCGCCGCCGCGGTCAACGCGCGCATCGCCGACGCCGGCGCCGAGCCCGACGAGGACGGCGCGGTGCTGCTGAGCCGCACGGTCACTGTGGAGGGCCGCTCGCGCGCCCACGTCGGCGGCCGCAGCATGCCGGTGTCCGTGCTCGGCGACGTGGGCGAGCAGGTGGTGGCGGTGCACGGGCAGTCCGACCAGCTGCGCCTGCTGCGGCCGGCGGAGCAGCGGGCGTCGCTGGACCGGTTTGCCGGGGCGGAGCACGAAAAGCTGCTGGAGACGTTTCGCGAGGCTTTCACGCAGTGGCGCGCCGTCGAGGACGACCTGGCCGACCGCCGGCGCAACGCCCGCGAGCGCAACCAGGAGGCCGACCTGCTGCGGCTCGGCCTCGACGAGATCACGCGGGTCGACCCGCAGCCCGGTGAGGACGACGACCTCAAGGCCGAGGCGCAGCGGCTGGAGCACGCCGAAGGGCTGCGCACGGCGGCCGCCCTGGCCTACGGCTCGATCGCCGCGGGCGTCGACGGCGGCGAGGAGACGCCCGACGCGACGAGCCTGATCGGCACCGCCCGCCGCACGCTCGAGGCCCAGGCCGGCGTCGACAGCAAGCTCGGCGACCTGGCCGCGCGGCTGGAGGAGGCGGCCACGCTGATCGGCGACGTGTCGGCGGAGCTCTCGTCCTACCTGGACGCGCTGGACGCCGACCCCGCCCGCCTAGAGACCATCTACGAGCGGCGGGCGGCGCTGCGCGGCCTGACCCGCAAGTACGCGGACGATGTCGACGGCGTGATCGCGTGGGCCACGCGCGCCCGCGAGCGGCTCGCCGACCTGGACACCTCCGACGAGCTGCTGGAGGAGCTCGACCGCGAGCGGCAGCGGCTGGCCGCGGAGGCCACCGAGCTGGCCGGCCGGCTGACCGCGGCGCGGCAGGAGGCGGCCGTCCGCTTCGCCGAGCAGGTCACCGTCGAGCTGGCCGGGCTGGCGATGCCGCACGCCCGCATCGAGGTCGCGGTGGTGCCCCGCGAGATCGGCCCCGACGGCGCCGACGAGGTCGAGCTGCGCCTGCTGGCCCACCCCGGCGCCCCTTCACTGCCGCTGCAGCGCGGCGCCTCCGGCGGCGAGCTGTCCCGCGTGATGCTGGCCATCGAGGTGGTCTTCGCCGGCGCGGGCGGCCCGCCCACCCTCGTCTTCGACGAGGTCGACGCCGGCGTCGGCGGCCAGGCCGCGGTCGAGATCGGCCGGCGCCTGGCCCGCCTGGCCCGCAGCCACCAGGTGCTGGTGGTCACCCACCTGCCGCAGGTGGCCGCGTTCGCCGACCGCCACCTGGTGGTGGCCAAGGACACCGGGGGAGCGGTGACGACGAGCGGCGTCCGGGTGGTGGAGGACACCGACCGCGCCCGCGAGCTGGCCCGCATGCTCGCCGGCCTGCCGGATTCGGATTTGGGTATCGCGCACGCGGAGGAGCTGTTGGCGGTCGCGGCCCGCGAGAAGCGGGGGTAG
- a CDS encoding low temperature requirement protein A — protein sequence MSDTRREPVAQSAVRVSTLELFFDLVFVFTLTQLTRLLADELDWTGAARAALMLGIILWMYGGFAWLTNAVIPNDRLRRTLMLVGMGGFLTISLAIPDAFGDSGWAFGVGYFVVNAVHTGLFILAGGAGAARAMARLAPVNLTSATLVLIGGFTPGWWRWALWALAFAVDVAAPYIRPIGGFTISPSHFVERHGLVVIIALGESVVAIGVGATGLPVDPALVAVAALGLTLSYLMWWVYFGDGDEAAEHALAAVPEGGRAMVAMRAYGYAHFVLLLGVVVVAAGTKKVIGHAGDELKLAQAVALAGGLALYLVGDAAFRRALGLGNAGYRAAGAALALATIPLGLVVAGGQLVALVAVLLLVLAVEARGSGRPLRPAGRP from the coding sequence GTGTCCGATACCCGGCGGGAGCCCGTGGCGCAGAGCGCGGTGCGTGTCAGCACGCTGGAGCTCTTCTTCGACCTCGTCTTCGTCTTCACGCTGACCCAGCTGACCCGGCTGCTCGCCGACGAGCTCGACTGGACGGGCGCGGCGCGGGCGGCGCTGATGCTCGGCATCATCCTGTGGATGTACGGCGGGTTCGCCTGGCTGACCAACGCCGTCATCCCCAACGACCGCCTGCGCCGCACGCTGATGCTGGTCGGGATGGGCGGCTTTCTCACCATCTCGCTGGCGATCCCGGACGCGTTCGGCGACTCGGGGTGGGCGTTCGGCGTGGGGTACTTCGTCGTCAACGCCGTCCACACTGGACTGTTCATCCTCGCCGGCGGTGCGGGCGCGGCGCGCGCGATGGCCCGCCTCGCGCCGGTCAACCTCACCAGCGCGACGCTCGTGCTGATCGGCGGGTTCACGCCGGGTTGGTGGCGGTGGGCGCTGTGGGCGCTGGCGTTCGCGGTGGACGTGGCGGCGCCGTACATCCGGCCGATCGGCGGCTTCACGATCTCGCCGTCGCACTTCGTGGAGCGGCACGGGCTCGTGGTCATCATCGCGCTCGGCGAGTCGGTGGTCGCGATCGGTGTCGGCGCGACCGGGCTCCCCGTCGACCCGGCGCTGGTGGCGGTGGCCGCGCTGGGCCTCACGCTCTCCTACCTGATGTGGTGGGTCTACTTCGGCGACGGCGACGAGGCGGCCGAGCACGCGCTGGCGGCGGTGCCGGAGGGCGGCCGGGCGATGGTGGCGATGCGCGCGTACGGGTATGCCCACTTCGTCCTCCTTCTCGGCGTCGTGGTCGTGGCGGCCGGCACGAAGAAGGTCATCGGCCACGCCGGCGACGAGCTCAAGCTCGCCCAGGCGGTGGCGCTCGCCGGTGGTCTCGCGCTGTACCTGGTCGGTGACGCCGCGTTCCGCAGGGCGCTGGGCCTGGGCAACGCGGGTTACCGCGCGGCCGGTGCGGCGCTGGCGCTCGCGACGATCCCGCTCGGCCTGGTGGTGGCCGGCGGGCAGCTCGTCGCGCTGGTCGCGGTCCTGCTGCTGGTGCTCGCGGTGGAGGCGCGCGGCTCGGGCCGCCCACTGCGGCCGGCCGGTCGGCCCTGA
- a CDS encoding HAD-IIA family hydrolase yields the protein MSERLVDAYDLVIFDLDGVIYLIDRPIAGAVEAVGELHRAGVPLAYATNNASRRSSEVANLLTGLGVPADTAEVVTSAGASAAVLAQRLPAGSRVLVVGADALRAEVRDAGLEPVERAEERPAAVVQGYGPQVGWADLAEAAVAIRGGAQWVATNTDRTLPSPRGPLPGNGSLVAALRTALGRDPDLVVGKPQPELFATAARRVGAKRPLVVGDRLDTDIEGAVRAGMDSLLVLTGVSGPADLLAAPPEQRPTYVAGDLGGLFDAPAAAAVPVDQVDGWRLDDSGGPRLAGDGASVDALRLLCGLAWSGGDGTKVEPDSSAARDALHALGLRT from the coding sequence GTGAGTGAGCGGCTGGTCGACGCGTACGACCTGGTGATCTTCGACCTGGACGGCGTGATCTACCTGATCGACCGGCCGATCGCCGGCGCTGTCGAGGCCGTGGGCGAGCTGCACCGCGCCGGCGTGCCGCTGGCCTATGCGACGAACAACGCTTCGCGCCGTTCGTCGGAGGTCGCCAACCTGCTGACCGGGCTCGGTGTGCCGGCCGACACCGCCGAGGTGGTCACGTCGGCGGGCGCGTCGGCGGCGGTGCTGGCGCAGCGGCTGCCGGCGGGTTCGCGGGTCCTGGTCGTCGGTGCCGACGCCCTCCGGGCCGAGGTGCGCGACGCGGGGCTTGAGCCGGTGGAGCGGGCCGAGGAGCGGCCGGCTGCCGTGGTGCAGGGCTACGGGCCGCAGGTGGGCTGGGCCGACCTCGCCGAGGCCGCCGTGGCGATCCGGGGTGGCGCGCAGTGGGTCGCCACGAACACCGACCGGACACTGCCGAGCCCCCGTGGCCCGCTGCCGGGAAACGGTTCGCTGGTGGCGGCGCTGCGCACCGCGCTCGGGCGCGATCCCGACCTGGTGGTGGGCAAGCCGCAGCCGGAGCTCTTCGCGACCGCGGCACGGCGGGTGGGCGCCAAGCGGCCGCTGGTCGTGGGCGACCGGCTGGACACGGACATCGAGGGCGCGGTGCGGGCCGGCATGGACAGCCTGCTGGTGCTGACCGGCGTCAGCGGGCCGGCTGACCTGCTCGCGGCGCCGCCCGAGCAGCGGCCGACGTACGTGGCGGGTGACCTCGGCGGGCTCTTCGACGCGCCGGCCGCGGCCGCGGTGCCGGTGGACCAGGTCGACGGGTGGCGGCTGGACGACAGCGGGGGGCCGCGGCTGGCCGGTGACGGCGCGTCGGTCGACGCGCTGCGGCTGCTGTGCGGGCTGGCCTGGTCGGGTGGGGACGGCACCAAGGTCGAACCCGACTCGTCCGCCGCCCGGGACGCCCTTCACGCGCTCGGCCTGCGCACCTGA